One stretch of Chaetodon auriga isolate fChaAug3 chromosome 18, fChaAug3.hap1, whole genome shotgun sequence DNA includes these proteins:
- the rps29 gene encoding small ribosomal subunit protein uS14 produces MGHQQLYWSHPRKFGQGSRSCRVCSNRHGLIRKYGLNMCRQCFRQYAKDIGFVKLD; encoded by the exons ATGGGCCATCAGCAGCTCTATTGGAGTCACCCCCGAAAATTCGGTCAGGGATCCCGATCCTG CCGGGTATGCTCGAACAGACACGGTCTGATCCGTAAATACGGACTGAACATGTGCCGCCAGTGCTTCAGGCAGTACGCTAAAGACATCGGCTTCGTCAAG CTGGACTAG
- the mgat2 gene encoding alpha-1,6-mannosyl-glycoprotein 2-beta-N-acetylglucosaminyltransferase: MRFRIYKRKVVILTLVVVICGLAFWSSGRQKKNDTSSFPKEVETARRSSSISSSSSSINNHIQVQATPAVSRAPVPPIIQANDTHQEKAKDKEKIPKPEVDNTTLVYRGIVFQLNFDQTIRNEEKFKAARQKDDLVVVVQVHNRPDYLKLLVDSLRKARGVESVLLIFSHDFWSPEINKVVASVDFCQVLQIFFPFSIQLYPQEFPGHDPRDCPRDIPKKDALKLGCINAEYPDSFGHYREAKFSQTKHHWWWKLHFVWDRVRVLKDHKGLVLLIEEDHFMSPDFIHLLKLMSALKREQCTDCDILSLGSYSHIGYSSKANKVEVKAWKSTEHNMGMALSRETYQKLIQCTDTFCTYDDYNWDWSLQHLTVSCLPSYWKVMVSEAPRIFHAGDCGMHHKKASCMPISQKTKIENILQSSGNQLFPKNLLITKRLPANGAGGVAPHVKNGGWGDIRDHELCKSYVRLQ; the protein is encoded by the coding sequence ATGAGATTCCGAATCTACAAGAGGAAGGTGGTGATACTGACTCTGGTGGTTGTCATCTGTGGCCTAGCTTTCTGGAGCAGCGGAAGGCAGAAGAAGAACGACACCAGCTCGTTCCCCAAGGAAGTGGAGACGgcgaggagaagcagcagcattagcagcagcagcagtagcatcaACAATCATATCCAGGTGCAAGCCACACCTGCAGTTAGCCGGGCACCTGTTCCACCTATTATTCAAGCAAATGACACACACCAGGAAAAAGCAAAGGACAAAGAGAAGATACCCAAACCAGAGGTAGATAACACCACTTTAGTCTACCGTGGCATTGTCTTCCAGCTCAACTTCGACCAGACAATAAGAAATGAGGAAAAGTTTAAGGCAGCGAGACAGAAGGACGATCTGGTTGTGGTAGTTCAGGTCCATAACCGACCAGACTACCTTAAGTTATTAGTGGACAGTTTGCGAAAGGCCCGGGGTGTGGAGAGCGTTCTGCTGATATTCAGCCATGACTTCTGGTCCCCCGAAATAAATAAAGTGGTGGCCTCTGTTGACTTTTGTCAGGTACTTCAGATTTTCTTCCCCTTCAGCATCCAGCTGTACCCCCAGGAGTTCCCTGGCCATGACCCCAGAGACTGCCCAAGAGACATTCCCAAAAAAGACGCCTTAAAGCTGGGTTGCATCAACGCAGAGTACCCTGACTCGTTCGGCCACTACCGTGAGGCAAAGTTCTCCCAGACCAAGCACCACTGGTGGTGGAAGCTGCACTTTGTATGGGACAGAGTCCGAGTTCTGAAGGACCATAAGGGTCTGGTCCTGCTGATCGAGGAGGACCACTTCATGTCCCCGGACTTTATCCATCTCTTAAAGCTGATGTCCGCTCTCAAAAGGGAGCAGTGCACTGACTGCGACATCCTCTCACTGGGGAGCTACAGCCACATCGGCTACTCCAGCAAAGCGAATAAGGTAGAAGTGAAGGCCTGGAAGTCCACTGAGCACAACATGGGGATGGCTCTGAGCAGAGAGACGTACCAGAAGCTCATCCAATGCACCGACACGTTCTGCACTTACGATGACTACAACTGGGACTGGTCCTTACAACACCTGACTGTGTCCTGCCTGCCCTCCTACTGGAAGGTCATGGTAAGTGAGGCGCCACGGATTTTCCATGCCGGGGACTGCGGCATGCACCATAAGAAGGCTTCTTGTATGCCGATCAGCCAGAAAACTAAGATAGAAAACATCCTACAGAGCAGCGGGAACCAGTTGTTCCCAAAGAACCTCCTGATAACAAAGAGACTGCCAGCCAACGGGGCCGGGGGGGTGGCCCCGCACGTGAAAAACGGGGGCTGGGGAGATATCAGGGACCATGAACTCTGCAAGAGTTATGTTCGATTACAGTGA